The proteins below come from a single Streptomyces sp. B3I8 genomic window:
- a CDS encoding carbohydrate ABC transporter permease, with product MSATAVPSKAAERPATRPAARPAGSRRKRRTRAGWNVLGLLVFVVVGFPVYWMLNTAVKPAKDAIDPDPSLLPTGLTLSNFRRALDIADFWGPVGRSLVVSLSVVLIGIAVGMLAALAISRFAFRGRKVVIVAILAVQMIPLVAMIIPVFLLLNDLGQYDKLSGLILTYLTFILPFTVWTLRGFIVNIPRELEEAAMVDGCSRTGAFVRVVFPLLAPGLVATSVYGFIQAWNEYLYALMLMSQQKQTATVWLANFTTKHGTEYAPMMAGATMMAIPIVVLFLLVQRKMAAGLTAGAVKG from the coding sequence ATGAGCGCGACCGCCGTGCCGTCGAAGGCCGCCGAACGGCCCGCCACCCGTCCCGCCGCCCGCCCCGCCGGGTCCCGTCGCAAGCGGCGCACCAGGGCCGGCTGGAACGTCCTGGGACTGCTGGTCTTCGTCGTCGTGGGCTTCCCCGTCTACTGGATGCTCAACACGGCGGTGAAACCCGCCAAGGACGCCATCGACCCCGACCCCAGCCTGCTGCCGACCGGGCTGACCCTGTCCAACTTCCGCCGGGCGCTGGACATCGCCGACTTCTGGGGACCGGTCGGCCGCAGTCTCGTCGTGTCCCTGTCCGTGGTGCTCATCGGCATCGCCGTCGGCATGCTCGCCGCGCTCGCCATCTCCCGGTTCGCCTTCCGCGGCCGCAAGGTGGTCATCGTCGCGATCCTGGCGGTCCAGATGATCCCGCTGGTCGCCATGATCATCCCGGTCTTCCTGCTCCTCAACGACCTGGGCCAGTACGACAAGCTGTCCGGTCTGATCCTCACGTATCTGACCTTCATCCTCCCGTTCACGGTCTGGACCCTGCGCGGCTTCATCGTCAACATCCCGCGCGAACTGGAGGAGGCGGCCATGGTCGACGGCTGCTCCCGCACCGGCGCCTTCGTCCGTGTGGTCTTCCCGCTGCTCGCGCCCGGACTGGTCGCCACCTCCGTGTACGGGTTCATCCAGGCGTGGAACGAGTACCTCTACGCCCTGATGCTGATGAGCCAGCAGAAGCAGACCGCGACCGTCTGGCTCGCCAACTTCACCACCAAGCACGGCACCGAATACGCCCCCATGATGGCCGGAGCCACGATGATGGCCATTCCGATCGTCGTGCTCTTCCTCCTCGTCCAGCGAAAGATGGCCGCGGGTCTCACCGCGGGCGCCGTGAAGGGATAA
- a CDS encoding glycoside hydrolase family 3 protein — protein MTTFASGTDTLTRDALTVLQPGFTGTTAPDWLLRRLGEGLASVGLFGRNIASPEQLAALTAQLRAERDDVLVAIDEEGGDVTRLEVRTGSSFPGNHALGAVDDVELTTEVARELGRRLTACGVNLNWAPSADVNSNPANPVIGVRSFGADPDLVARHTAAYVTGLQSAGVAACTKHFPGHGDTAVDSHLALPRIDADAAVLRARELAPFRAAIGAGTKAVMSAHILVPALDAQRPATLSDGILTGLLREELGYQGLIVTDGMEMRAIAATYGIERGSALAIAAGADAICVGGGLADDETVRRLRDALVDAVRTGTLAESRLADAARRVRELAGWTAGAAAGAVGEGSGSGAGPDIGLVAARRAVTVTRSPDFVPLTEAPYVAAFTPVANIAVGDETPWGVAAELARLLPGTGTGAFTGETAGAEALSAAGGRRVVAVVRDEHRYPWMGEAVRVLLAARPDTVVVEMGVPQAAARATLHVATHGAARVCGIAAAEAVTAPPA, from the coding sequence ATGACGACTTTCGCCAGCGGCACCGACACTCTCACGCGCGACGCCCTCACGGTCCTGCAGCCCGGCTTCACCGGGACGACCGCCCCCGACTGGCTGCTGCGCCGGCTCGGCGAGGGGCTCGCCTCGGTCGGTCTCTTCGGCCGCAACATCGCCTCCCCGGAACAACTGGCAGCCCTCACCGCGCAACTGCGCGCCGAACGCGACGACGTCCTCGTCGCGATCGACGAGGAGGGCGGCGACGTCACCCGCCTGGAGGTCCGCACCGGCTCCTCCTTCCCCGGCAACCACGCCCTCGGCGCCGTCGACGACGTCGAACTGACGACCGAGGTGGCGCGCGAACTCGGCCGCCGCCTGACCGCCTGCGGCGTCAACCTCAACTGGGCGCCCTCCGCGGACGTCAACTCCAACCCCGCCAACCCCGTCATCGGCGTCCGCTCCTTCGGCGCCGACCCGGACCTGGTGGCCCGGCACACCGCCGCGTACGTCACCGGGCTGCAGTCCGCCGGGGTCGCCGCCTGCACCAAGCACTTCCCCGGGCACGGCGACACCGCGGTCGACTCCCACCTCGCGCTGCCGCGCATCGACGCGGACGCGGCAGTCCTGCGCGCCCGTGAACTCGCCCCGTTCCGGGCCGCGATCGGCGCCGGCACGAAGGCCGTGATGAGCGCCCACATCCTGGTCCCGGCCCTGGACGCGCAGCGCCCGGCGACCCTCTCCGACGGCATCCTGACCGGCCTGCTGCGCGAGGAGCTCGGCTACCAGGGCCTGATCGTCACCGACGGCATGGAGATGCGGGCGATCGCCGCCACGTACGGCATCGAACGGGGCAGCGCCCTCGCCATCGCGGCCGGCGCGGACGCCATCTGCGTGGGCGGAGGGCTCGCCGACGACGAGACGGTACGGCGGCTGCGGGACGCCCTGGTGGACGCGGTGCGCACCGGCACGCTGGCCGAGTCCCGGCTGGCGGACGCGGCGCGCAGGGTGCGGGAGCTGGCGGGGTGGACGGCGGGTGCCGCGGCCGGCGCCGTCGGGGAGGGCTCCGGTTCCGGGGCCGGCCCGGACATCGGCCTGGTCGCCGCCCGGCGCGCGGTCACCGTCACCCGGTCGCCCGACTTCGTCCCGCTGACCGAGGCCCCGTACGTCGCCGCGTTCACGCCGGTCGCCAACATCGCGGTGGGCGACGAGACGCCGTGGGGTGTCGCGGCGGAGCTGGCCCGGCTGCTGCCGGGCACCGGGACCGGGGCGTTCACGGGGGAGACGGCGGGAGCGGAGGCGCTTTCGGCGGCCGGCGGGCGGCGCGTGGTCGCGGTGGTCCGCGACGAGCACCGGTACCCGTGGATGGGGGAGGCGGTGCGGGTGCTGCTGGCGGCGCGTCCGGACACGGTGGTCGTGGAGATGGGAGTTCCCCAGGCCGCCGCGCGGGCCACGCTGCACGTGGCGACGCATGGCGCGGCGAGGGTCTGCGGCATCGCGGCGGCGGAAGCGGTCACGGCCCCGCCGGCCTGA
- the nagB gene encoding glucosamine-6-phosphate deaminase: MEVVIVPDAAAGGELVANALARLVGHKPDALLGVATGSTPLPVYQALGAKVRAGTVDTSRVRIAQLDEYVGLPAEHPESYRSVLAREVLQPLGIGMDAFMGPDGTAEDVQAACEAYDAALAGAGGVDLQLLGIGTDGHIGFNEPCSSLASRTRIKTLTEQTRVDNARFFDGDIAQVPHHVITQGIGTILEARHLVLLATGEGKADAVAATVEGPVAAVCPASALQLHAHATVVVDEAAASKLKLADYFRHTFANKPAWQGI; the protein is encoded by the coding sequence GTGGAAGTTGTCATCGTCCCCGACGCCGCGGCGGGCGGCGAGCTCGTCGCGAACGCCCTCGCCCGGCTGGTCGGGCACAAGCCCGACGCCCTGCTCGGCGTGGCGACCGGCTCGACCCCCCTGCCCGTCTACCAGGCCCTCGGCGCGAAGGTGCGCGCCGGCACGGTGGACACCTCCCGCGTGCGCATCGCCCAGCTCGACGAGTACGTCGGACTGCCGGCCGAGCACCCCGAGTCGTACCGGTCCGTGCTCGCGCGCGAGGTGCTCCAGCCGCTCGGCATCGGCATGGACGCCTTCATGGGGCCCGACGGGACCGCCGAGGACGTGCAGGCGGCGTGCGAGGCGTACGACGCGGCGCTGGCGGGGGCCGGCGGGGTGGATCTGCAACTGCTGGGGATCGGGACGGACGGGCACATCGGGTTCAACGAGCCCTGCTCGTCGCTGGCGTCGCGGACGCGGATCAAGACGTTGACGGAGCAGACGCGGGTGGACAACGCGCGGTTCTTCGACGGGGACATCGCGCAGGTGCCGCACCACGTGATCACGCAGGGGATCGGGACGATCCTGGAGGCGCGGCATCTGGTGCTGCTCGCCACGGGCGAGGGGAAGGCGGACGCGGTGGCGGCGACGGTGGAGGGGCCGGTGGCGGCGGTGTGTCCGGCGTCGGCGTTGCAGCTCCACGCGCATGCGACGGTGGTGGTGGACGAGGCGGCGGCCTCGAAGCTGAAGTTGGCGGACTACTTCCGCCATACGTTCGCCAACAAGCCCGCCTGGCAGGGCATTTAG